From Camelina sativa cultivar DH55 chromosome 20, Cs, whole genome shotgun sequence, the proteins below share one genomic window:
- the LOC104770807 gene encoding GDSL esterase/lipase At4g10955, which translates to MGRGPMASDTDDFYTSGPCHLTAIDWSNSHHRTSVVSSLVNGVYTLERDRLLSRKKRFRYKLGLRHVLKPLAEPWWEFFNFELMKTLTDDDGSIYGAIFEYKSYIVNQNSPHVKVPHYVMAFRGTVLKKRTWEFDLKLDLQCIFNTLHQGGRSRHAVQAVRSMVDKHSQKDIWLAGHSLGAALVLLAGKTMTSAGFFLESYIFNPPISSIPLEQIPGGKYLKDVFQTAKSVVKGTIAMTLTHLLQGQEEYNTKTASWIPNLYVNPKDPICAGYIDYFRRRDFMSEIGAGQIERFGARNSVRSLLVGIIRRSPSDLSKEPLHLLLSADMTVNKNKPTKSTTAHALHQWWEKDTAMRENWESCCIRPYHDGQLTLEFYSVLVLLIIQVAADGNVEFHHRLKLFVNLVLNFLLKFY; encoded by the exons atggggCGAGGACCGATGGCTTCAGATACAGATGATTTCTACACTTCTGGCCCATGCCATCTTACAGCtattgattg GAGCAATTCCCACCACCGAACCTCAGTGGTATCAAGTTTGGTAAATGGAGTGTACACATTAGAAAGGGACAGGCTTCTCAGCAGAAAAAAAAGGTTCAGGTACAAGCTTGGCTTGCGCCATGTTCTGAAACCACTAGCAGAGCCTTGGTGGGAGTTTTTCAATTTCGAATTGATGAAAACCTTGACCGACGATGACGGCTCCATTTACGGTGCCATATTCGAATACAAGAGCTACATCGTTAACCAAAATAGCCCACATGTGAAAGTTCCACATTACGTTATGGCCTTCCGCGGCACGGTTCTAAAAAAACGGACTTGGGAGTTTGATTTGAAACTTGACCTCCAATGTATCTTTAACACCCTTCATCAAGGTGGCAGGTCTAGGCACGCGGTTCAAGCAGTTCGTAGTATGGTGGACAAACATAGCCAAAAAGATATATGGCTCGCTGGACACTCTTTGGGAGCTGCACTAGTGTTGCTGGCTGGAAAGACCATGACTAGTGCTGGATTCTTCCTCGAAAGTTACATATTCAACCCACCCATCTCGTCTATTCCTCTAGAGCAGATACCTGGAGGAAAATATCTTAAAGATGTGTTTCAAACCGCCAAGAGTGTCGTCAAAGGCACCATAGCCATGACCTTAACCCATCTACTGCAG GGTCAAGAAGAGTACAATACAAAAACAGCATCGTGGATACCTAATTTATATGTGAACCCAAAAGATCCAATCTGTGCAGGATATATTGATTATTTCAGACGCAGAGACTTCATGTCTGAGATTGGTGCAGGCCAAATAGAGAGATTTGGTGCTAGAAACTCAGTTAGAAGTCTATTGGTCGGAATAATAAGAAGATCACCCTCGGATTTGTCAAAAGAacctcttcaccttcttctaTCAGCAGATATGACTGTGAACAAGAACAAACCAACTAAGTCTACCACAGCTCATGCGCTTCACCAGTGGTGGGAGAAAGACACGGCCATGAGGGAAAACTGGGAAAGCTGCTGCATTAGGCCTTACCATGATGGACAGTTGACCCTAGAATTTTACTCGGTATTAGTTTTACTGATCATACAAGTGGCAGCAGATGGAAATGTTGAGTTTCACCACCGTCTCAAACTATTTGTAAACCttgttctaaattttttattaaaattttactag
- the LOC104770808 gene encoding serine/threonine-protein kinase HT1-like isoform X1: protein MILQSPKVAFYRRSKTIKGKRMPSSCKEKDQVKEEPVGYNDALISILPSFPGIKKLQKKWSSEEDEEIIAAVKRHGEGSWALIAKEEFEGERTPSQLSQRAIFVVTELCRYGSEIVAIKVVHRGTKPDEKSSLESHFIREVNMMSRVQHPNLVKFIGACKDPLMVIVTELLPRLSLRKYLATIRPQVLRLPLAFVLCP, encoded by the exons ATGATTCTCCAATCTCCAAAA GTAGCGTTCTACAGGAGATCCAAAACTATAAAGGGTAAACGCATGCCTTCGTCATGTAAAGAG AAAGACCAAGTGAAAGAAG AGCCTGTAGGATACAATGATGCTCTCATCTCGATCCTTCCCTCTTTCCCTGGGATTAAGAAGCTTca aaaaaaatggtcatCTGAGGAGGATGAGGAGATCATTGCTGCTGTGAAGCGACATGGTGAAGGCAGCTGGGCCCTTATTGCTAAGGAAGAATTTGAAGGAGAGCGAACACCCTCACAACTCTCACAG AGAGCTATTTTCGTAGTCACAGAATTATG TAGGTATGGTAGCGAGATTGTTGCTATCAAAGTTGTCCACCGCGGCACCAAACCTGATGAGAAATCTTCCCTCGAGAGCCATTTCATCCGCGAAGTCAATATGATGTCCCGAGTTCAACACCCTAATCTTGTCAAg TTTATTGGAGCCTGCAAAGACCCTCTCATGGTGATAGTGACTGAGCTGCTCCCAAGGTTGTCCCTCCGTAAATATCTTGCCACCATCCGTCCTCAGGTGCTCCGTCTCCCTCTTGCTTTTGTCCTTTGCCCTTGA
- the LOC104770808 gene encoding probable serine/threonine-protein kinase DDB_G0282963 isoform X2 — MILQSPKVAFYRRSKTIKGKRMPSSCKEKDQVKEEPVGYNDALISILPSFPGIKKLQKKWSSEEDEEIIAAVKRHGEGSWALIAKEEFEGERTPSQLSQRAIFVVTELWYGSEIVAIKVVHRGTKPDEKSSLESHFIREVNMMSRVQHPNLVKFIGACKDPLMVIVTELLPRLSLRKYLATIRPQVLRLPLAFVLCP; from the exons ATGATTCTCCAATCTCCAAAA GTAGCGTTCTACAGGAGATCCAAAACTATAAAGGGTAAACGCATGCCTTCGTCATGTAAAGAG AAAGACCAAGTGAAAGAAG AGCCTGTAGGATACAATGATGCTCTCATCTCGATCCTTCCCTCTTTCCCTGGGATTAAGAAGCTTca aaaaaaatggtcatCTGAGGAGGATGAGGAGATCATTGCTGCTGTGAAGCGACATGGTGAAGGCAGCTGGGCCCTTATTGCTAAGGAAGAATTTGAAGGAGAGCGAACACCCTCACAACTCTCACAG AGAGCTATTTTCGTAGTCACAGAATTATG GTATGGTAGCGAGATTGTTGCTATCAAAGTTGTCCACCGCGGCACCAAACCTGATGAGAAATCTTCCCTCGAGAGCCATTTCATCCGCGAAGTCAATATGATGTCCCGAGTTCAACACCCTAATCTTGTCAAg TTTATTGGAGCCTGCAAAGACCCTCTCATGGTGATAGTGACTGAGCTGCTCCCAAGGTTGTCCCTCCGTAAATATCTTGCCACCATCCGTCCTCAGGTGCTCCGTCTCCCTCTTGCTTTTGTCCTTTGCCCTTGA
- the LOC104770808 gene encoding serine/threonine-protein kinase STY8-like isoform X3 — MILQSPKVAFYRRSKTIKGKRMPSSCKEKDQVKEGQILCYIEQLGGQFQVFFVKKWSSEEDEEIIAAVKRHGEGSWALIAKEEFEGERTPSQLSQRAIFVVTELCRYGSEIVAIKVVHRGTKPDEKSSLESHFIREVNMMSRVQHPNLVKFIGACKDPLMVIVTELLPRLSLRKYLATIRPQVLRLPLAFVLCP; from the exons ATGATTCTCCAATCTCCAAAA GTAGCGTTCTACAGGAGATCCAAAACTATAAAGGGTAAACGCATGCCTTCGTCATGTAAAGAG AAAGACCAAGTGAAAGAAGGTCAAATTCTGTGCTACATTGAACAACTCGGTGGCCAATTCCAAGTCTTCTTCGt aaaaaaatggtcatCTGAGGAGGATGAGGAGATCATTGCTGCTGTGAAGCGACATGGTGAAGGCAGCTGGGCCCTTATTGCTAAGGAAGAATTTGAAGGAGAGCGAACACCCTCACAACTCTCACAG AGAGCTATTTTCGTAGTCACAGAATTATG TAGGTATGGTAGCGAGATTGTTGCTATCAAAGTTGTCCACCGCGGCACCAAACCTGATGAGAAATCTTCCCTCGAGAGCCATTTCATCCGCGAAGTCAATATGATGTCCCGAGTTCAACACCCTAATCTTGTCAAg TTTATTGGAGCCTGCAAAGACCCTCTCATGGTGATAGTGACTGAGCTGCTCCCAAGGTTGTCCCTCCGTAAATATCTTGCCACCATCCGTCCTCAGGTGCTCCGTCTCCCTCTTGCTTTTGTCCTTTGCCCTTGA